The Sphingomonas crocodyli genome contains the following window.
AAGCGCGCCCGCGGCGAGTTCGACGAGGCCTCGGCCGAGTATCGCGGCACGGTGCTGGGCGCGTTCCGCGAGGTGGAGGACAATCTGGCCGCCGCGCGCGAACTGACATCGGCCGAGCGCGATCAGGATGCGGCGGCGTCGGCCGCGACGCGCACCGGCGATCTGGCGCTCACCCGCTATCATGACGGCGCGTCGGATTATCTGGAGGTCGTCGTGGCGCAGACCGCCGCGCTGCAGGCCGAACGCGCGGCGATCGGCGTCCGGGTTCGCCGGCTTCAGGCGTCGGTGCAACTGGTCCGCGCGCTGGGCGGCGGCTTCGACAAGACGGTGCTGGCGCAGAAACCGTAGCAGCCTTTTGCCGCGCTCCGCGTTCGAACCGGCATGAAGCATCAGCCGATCGATCGCGTCGACACCATCGACTCCCAACCCGGCATCCGCCGCAGCCGGCGGGGCCGGGGGTGGCGGTTCACCGGGCCGGATGGCGATCTGGTCCGTGATGTCGATGATCGGATGCGCATCCTGGGCCTCGGCATCCCGCCCGCCTGGAAAAAGGTCTGGATCAATCCCGATCCGACCGCGCCGGTGCAGGCGACCGGGATTGATGCCGCCGGCCGCAAGCAGTATCGTTACCACACCAGCTGGCGTGAGAAGCAGGATGAGGCGAAGTTCGCCGAACTCCCCGCCTTTGCCGAACGCCTGCCCTATCTGCGCGCGCAGGTGCGCAAGGCGCTCAAGAGCGACGATCCGTGGGAACGCGCGCTGGCGGCGGCCGTGCGGCTGCTCGATGGCTTCGCGATCCGGGTGGGATCGAGCGATTCCGCGCTCCACGGCAGCTATGGCGCGACCACGCTGCTGAATCGCCATGCGCGGATCAAGGGCGATACGGTCACGCTCTGCTTCTACGGCAAGCACGGCATCCGCGCCGATCTGTCGGGCAGGGATGCGGCGCTGGCGGCGGCGCTGGCCGAACTCAAGAAGTCATCGAGCGGCGATCTCTTCGCGCTGCGATCGGGCCTGCGGGTCCATGCGGCCGACGTGAACGAATGGATCTGCGAACTGACCGACGGCCACGGCACGGCCAAGACCTTCCGCACCTGGCGCGCCTGCGCGATCGCGGCGGGGATGCTTGCGCGCGGCAAGCGCACCTCGGTCAAGACGATGCTGGAGGCGGTGGCCGACAGCCTCGGCAATACCCCTGCCGTCTGCCGCAAATCCTATGTCGCCCCCGCCTTCATCGACATCGCCAAGGCGGGCGAGACGATCGCCATCCCCGCGACCCCGAAGGCCCTACGCGCGAACGAACGGGCAAGCCTGGCGGTGCTCACTACCTGAAATCCTCCCCCGGAGGGGGAGGGGGACCGGCGCAGCCGGTGGAGGGGTATTCGAGGCTTGGCGGCTCGCTACCGGCTAATACCCCTCCGTCACGCCTTCGGCGCGCCACCTCCCCCTCCGGGGGAGGATCTAATTGGGGCGGACGAAGGGAAACACCTCCTCCTCGACCAGCTTGAGCATGTTGAGCGCCTTGGCGGGTGCGATGCCGGCGAGCAGCGGGTTGAACAACAATTCGCCATCCGGCCCCAGATCGTCGATCAGCGCGATCGCCTCCTCTGGGTTCAGGATCAGATAGGGCTCGGGCTTGCCGGCCTCGCGAACATAAGGGCCGCGGAAGATCGCGCCGCCCTCGCTCGGCGCCTTGCCGCCATCGTCGCGTATCTGGTTGGTCTGCTCGACATAGGTGCGGTTCACATGGTCGATATGCGGCATCAGTTCGGCCTCGACCTTCGCCTTGTCGTCCTTCGTCACCCACAGGAACATCGGGCCGCGTCTGGCACGCGGGCCGGGATCGGGCTTGCCGTGGCGCTGGCAGGCTTCGCGATACAGCTCCCAATGCGCGACCGTCGCCGACTGGAAACTGTCGGCCAGCCGCGCGGCACGATCGATCGCGGCGGGGGTGACGCCACCCAGGTTGATGGGGACGTGGCTTTGAACGGGCAGGGGGCGCAGCCGCACCGTCGTCCCGCGATAGTCGAACGGCTCGCCGCTCCACGCCGTGCGAAGGAAGGGGATCAGCGCGTCCATCGTCTTGCCGCGCTTCGTGAAGTCGGCGCCGAACGCCTGGAAATCGGCGGGCTGGGTGCCGATCCCCATGCCCAGGATCAGCCGCCCGTTGAGGCAAAGATCGGCGACCGCCACCTCCTCCGCCAGGCGCAGCGGTTCGTAGAGGGGCGCGAGGACGACGTTGGTCTGAAAGCGAATCACTTTCGTGCGCGCGCCCACCGCCGCCGCGAAGATCAGCGGGCACGAACTGAAGCCGTCGTCATTCTGGTGATGCTCGCCCACGCCCGTATGCGCGAAGCCCTGCTCGTCTGCCCACTGCAGGCAATCGAGCGCGCCTGCATAGATGTCGGCGCCCGACACGCCGAATTCGGGCGGGTGGCGCAGATCGAAGTTCATGATGCGGGGCACGGGCGATCCTCTCTGGCTTTGGAGAGGGCCTAGCCTGTGTGATCGACGATGGAGCCGGCGACGCGGCCCGATCCGGAAGGGCGGATCAGCGCGGGCGCTTTTCCTCGGCCCGGCGCAATATCTCGAACGCCGCCTGCACCGCCTGGAAACGGACGGCGGCCGCCGCGTCATTGGGCTTCACGTCGGGATGGTTTGCCTTCACCAGCCGGCGCCACGCCGCCTGGATCGCATCGAAATCCGCATCGCTTTCCAGCTCGAGCGTCTCGAGCGCGCGCAGCTCGTCGCCGGTCCAGCGGCCGTCGCCGGGGCCGGCCCAGCCATAATGCGATGCTTCGGCATAGCCCGATGCCGATCGCCGTTCCTGCCGTTCGCGCTCGGCGGCTTCTTCGGCGCTAAGGCCCTGAAAATAGTCCCAGTTCTTATTGTACTCGGCCGCATGTTCGGGGCAGAAATACCAGCGTTCCGGGCTGTTGGGCGATTTGGGCGCGGGGCAGTCGCCTGGCTTGTCGCAGCCGTGCCGGTCGCACATGCGCACCTTGGTCGCCCCGCGCTCGCTGCCATAGCCGCGCCAGCGGGGGAAACCCCAGTCGTTCGATCGGGAGGATGATCGGGCCATAAGATCCCATCATAACGCGCGAGCCGTGAACGGGCCATTGCAGCGACCAAAAATATAGTTTCCGACCAATGGATGAGCGTGGTGAACGCTTTCCAACCCCGCCAGTAACCCGAATTTTACGGCCCGCAGGATAGAAGCGTCTTCGTGGTTCGGAAGCGTGTGTCCGGGCCACGGCGTAACCTGGTTGTATTCGGGGTAGTGAAATGGCGTTGATTCAGGCGAACGCCGCGCTTGCGGGCGCGGCCGAGGTGATGGGCTCTCTGCTGCGGGCGGATGGAGCCGCGAACCACCCCTGGATTTCGCACGATATCTTCAATTCGGGTCGCGAGACTTCGCGCAATCTGGCCGATGCGGTCCACCATGTCGCGCATCTCCACGGCGGGCAGCGCGGCATCATCGATTGGGCGCGCGAAAAGGGCGGGGCGGAGCATGAGGTTCGCTGGCTCGACGAAGCCGCACAGGGTTTCGCGGCCGAACGGCTCTATCTGTTCAAGGTCGTGACCGCCGTCGGCCCGCTGCCCAGCACGCCGGGCCAGGCGCATTGCGAACAGGCGCTTGCCGGGCAGCGTCATGCGATCGAGATGCTGGGCCGTTCGGACCGCACCGGCTGCGCGCTGGGCGCGGCGCTCACCCTGATGCTCGATTGGCGGGCGATCCGCTGCCTGATCGATGCGGCGGCGCAGCGCTTCGGCGTCGATCTGGTGCCGCCGGCCCTCCCGCCGCGTGGCGCGACGCTGGATGTGCCGGCGGGTGCTACGCCGGGTGCCGAGCGGGCGATGGCCTTCGGCGCGCAGCAGATGCTCGCCCAGCATCGCGGCCTGTGGGATCTGCTGGCGTCGCGCGCCGCGGCCCGCGCTGGCGGATAACGCCGCCTTTCCGTTGCGCCGCAGCGCAGGCCGCCTTATCGATCTCCATAACGGGTTATGGAGATCGGCGTGCGCTTCGAAGGAACCAGCAACTATATTGCCACTGCGGACCTGAAGGTCGCGGTCAACGCCGCGGTGACGCTGCGTCGTCCCCTGCTGGTGAAGGGCGAGCCGGGGACCGGCAAGACCGTCCTCGCGCATGAGATTGCGGCCGCGACCGGCGCGCCCCTGATCCAGTGGCACGTCAAATCGACCACCAAGGCGCATCAGGGCCTGTACGAATATGATGCCGTGGCGCGTCTTCGCGACGGCCAGCTGGGCGACGAGCGCGTCCACGACATCAAGAATTACATCCGCCGGGGGAAGTTGTGGGAGGCGTTCACCTCGCCGCAGCTGCCCGTTCTGCTGATCGACGAGATTGACAAGGCCGACATCGAATTCCCGAACGATCTGCTCCAGGAACTCGATCGCATGTCGTTCGACGTGTACGAAACGGGCGAGACGATCGCGGCGAAGGAGCGGCCGATCGTCGTCATCACGTCGAACAACGAAAAGGAGCTGCCCGACGCCTTCCTGCGCCGCTGCTTCTTCCACTATATCAAGTTCCCCGACCGCGAGACGATGCAGTCGATCGTCGACGTCCACTTCCCCGGCATCCAGAAGTCGCTGGTCAGCCGCGCGATGGACATCTTCTACAACATCCGCGAGGTGCCCGGCCTCAAGAAGAAGCCGTCGACCAGCGAACTGCTCGACTGGCTGAAACTGCTGCTGGCGGAAGACATGCCGCTGGAAGTGCTCCAGTCCGCCGACCCCAAGAAGGCGATCCCCCCGCTCCACGGCGCCCTGCTCAAGAACGAGCAGGACATCATGCTGTTCGAACGGCTGGCGTTTTTGAGCCGGCGGCAGGGTAGTTAAATCGATGGGAGCAAATTGGGCGCTTACTGCTGCTACGATTTATAGCGTGTTGAGTTCGTCGCCTGCGCCGGCTCAATATGCGGTTCCAGTTGCGGCGGGAGAAGTGCCGCTCGAAATCGTAACCTACGGATCGAGCGAAAACACAGCGCAGGAAGCGACGATGAGCGTCTGCGTCACGTCGCGAAGCAAGACAGCATCCGAAGCAGATAGCGCCGCCAGATCTCTGGCGGAAAAGGTACGCGCGGCTTTGGTCGCGCAAGGAATTCCGTCCTCCGATCTTGTCCTGCGTCAGCCTGGCAATGTCGGTCGGATGGGTTTCGTCGGTAATGAAGCTTTCGATCCAGAAGATATGCCAGCAGCGCTAGCGCAGATGCAGCAGGGCAATGCGACTAAGTCGGCAACCGCTTATATTGATGTTACGGTCCGTGACCTTACTAAGCTAGACCAAATCCGTCGTTCGCTGCTCGACTTGAATGCAAGCTTCGCGGCGGGACCGATCCTGAAATTGAGGGATGAGGATGCGGCGCGCCGGGCAGCGATCGCCGACGCTGTCGCCAAAGCGCAGCGTGAAGCCGACGATTATGCCGCTGCGCTTCACATGCGTGTCAGCCGGATTGTTCGGATAAAAAATAGCGCGCCCGTCGATGCGGCGTTCAATATGAACATGCTTCAACGGCTGACGAGCAGCAATCTGTCTGCGTCGGTGGAGGACAAGGTCACCACCGACGTTCGCGTTACCGTCGAGTTTGTTCTCAGCAAATAAGCGCCGCTACATCCGCGCGGCGCGATCCCGTTTATAGTTCGAGATCAGCTCTCGATAGCGGCCGGCGATGCGTTGCTGGCCGCGGCGGGCTTCGACGGTGGGGGCATAGTCGGCGCGGATCAACGCGACCTGCTGGCGGTGGTACAGATAGTTGAGGTCACAGGTCATCGGGCCTCTCCTTCGCCGCGCCCTCTTTGGGGCATCCTCTCCTGCCGATACGCGGATACTCGCACCTCGGCCCGCTTCGCGACTCGGGGTCGGGGCTGCGGTGCAAGCAGAGTATCACTTGCCTGTGGATAAGTCGGCCATAAGGGGAATCCCATAGGCGTATCCGCCGCACGGTCTGGCTCGACGGAGCCGGTCCGATTTGCCAGAAAGGGTGAAATTTTCAGAAAGGCAGACGAATGAAATTGTCGCGCGCGTTGCTGTTTCTCTCGATCACCGCATCAACCGCCGCGATCGCCCAAACGGCGGAAAAGCTTACGCCCCCGATGGAGGTCGACATTCCGTCGAGCTTCGAGGCGACCACCCCGCAGGCCGATTATATCCGGCGCGAGGTGATGATCCCGATGCGCGACGGCAAGAAGATGTTCGCCGTCATCGTGATGCGCAAAGGCACGAGCGCCGCGCCGATCCTGCTGACGCGCACCCCCTATAACGCCGCCAAGGCGACGAGCCGCAATGCGAGCCAGAAGATCGAGGAGATCGTGCCGATCTCCGACGCCGAGTTCATCAACGACAACTATATCCGCGTCTATGAGGATGTGCGCGGGCGCAACGGATCCGAGGGCGACTATGTGATGAACCGGCCGCTGCGCGGTCCGCTCAACGCCACCGATACCGATCATGCCACCGACGCCTATGACACGATCGACTGGCTGGTGAAGAATGTGCCCGAAACGAACGGGCGCGTCGCGATGACGGGATCGTCCTATCCCGGCTTCACCACGCTGATGGCGACGATCGATCCGCATCCGGCGCTCAAGGCCGTGGTGCCGATGTCGCCGATGGTCGACGGCTGGATGGGCGACGACTGGTTCCACAACGGCGCCTATCGCCAGGCCGGCTACGACTATTTCGTGTCGCAAATGGCGCAGAAGGGCGATGGCGACGACGTCGCGTCGGGCACCGGCGATCAATATGCGCTGTGGCTCAAGGCGGGATCGGCCGGCGATTATGTGAAAGCCTATGGCCTCGATAAGCTGCCGCAGAGCCGGAAGATGCAGGAGCATCCGGCCTATGACGATTTCTGGAAGGGGCAGGCGGTCGACAAGCTGCTCGGCGCCCGGCCCTTCACCGTGCCGATGACGCTGGTCGTCGGGCAATGGGATCAGGAGGACAGCTATGGCGCGGCGGCCGTGTTCCGCGCGCTCAAGGGCAAGGACACAGGCGGTAACCTGCATCTCGTCGTCGGGCCGTGGCGGCATTCGGGGGTGAATTATGACGGGTCGTCGCTGGGCGCGCTGCGCTTCGCGGGCGATACCGCGCTCCAGTTCCGCCGCGACGTGATGAAGCCGTGGCTCGACCAGTATCTGAAGCCCGGCGCGGCGAAGTTCGATGTGCCCGCCGCCTACACCTACGCGACCGGCCTCGATAAATGGCAGGGGACGGCGGACATCCTCGATGCGCCGCTCAAGCCGCTTTATCTGGAATCGGGCTTCGGCCTCGGCTGGGAGAAGGCGGCGAAGGCCGATCGCGACACCTATCTGTCCGATCCGGCCAAGCCGGTGCCGTTCGTGCCGCGCCCGGTTCACTGGGGCGATGCCGATCAGTGGAAGCCGTGGCTCGTCAGCGACCAGCGCTTCGCCGACAGCCGTCCCGATGTGCTGACCTACGTCACCGAGCCGCTGACCAAGGCGGTCCATATTCGCGGGCGGCCGAAGGTCGATCTCTATGCGGCGACCACGGGCACCGACAGCGACTGGGTGGTCAAGCTGATCGACGTCTATCCGGAGGAATATACGTCCGATCCCAAGCTGGCCGGTTTCCAGCTGGGCGTGGGCATGGAGATTTTCCGAGGCCGCTATGTCGACGGGTTCGATAAGCCGCATGCGCTGAAACCCGGCCAGGTCGAAAATTACAAGTTCGAGCTGCCGACGGTGAATCACGCCTTCCTGCCCGGCCACCGCATCATGGTGCAGGTCCAGTCGAGCTGGTTCCCGCTCTACGACCGCAACCCGCAGACCTATGTGAAGAACATCTTCTTCGCGAAGCCGGGCGACTACAAGAAGGCGACCCAGAGCGTGTTCACCGGCGGCGCGACCGCCAGTTCGGTGATGCTACCGGTGGTGGAGGACTGACGAGATAACGTTATGTTAGCTTCCGTTGGGCAAGGAAGCTGGCATGCAGAACTTCGCTTCGCTTGAGCCGGTTCCCGGCGCGCGCTTCACGGTCGAGCGCGCGGACGGGAAAGAATGGCTTCACGCTCACGCACCGCGTCAATGGGGCGGCATCCTGTTCATTGCGGCGTGGTTCTGCATGTGGAGCGCCGGCGGCGTCGTGGTGCTGGCCGATATGTTCCTGGGCGACAACCCTCTGTTCGCTGCTGCGTGGCTGGTCGGATGGGCCGTGGGTTGGGTTTTCGCCGGGGCGTGGCTGCTGTGGCAGGTCGCGGGGCGCTGTATTCTGGGCGTCGAAGAGGGTGCGCTCGTCTATCATTGGTCGATGCCGCTATGCTCCAGAACGAAGCGATATGATGTCGCGCAGATCCGGCATCTGAGAATCGCTCCGCCGCCCGCGCAGGGGGAGGAAAGTGGGCAGGCGGCGCAGATGCCCGTCTTCTCTTCATCGTCCGGTTCGGTGCAGTTCAGCTATGGCGCGCGCACCGTGGGCGTGATGCCGGGACTCGACCATGCGGAAGGCGCGATGATCGTCGATTGGCTGGTGAAGCGTTTGCCGGATCAGGCGCGCGCATAGGCGCGGCACTCCTCCAATCCACGAACCGAGGATATACACATCGCATCACGAGTTAGGGGCATGATCCCCACGGAGAGATGCGATGTCGAATGACGACAAGAAGAATGAAGCCGAACTGACCGGCACGACCCAGCGCCGCCGCCCGAAGCCGGGGGTGCGCGAAGTGGGCGGGCGCAGGCTCAAGCCCGCCACGCTGATGATGGGGCATGGCTATGATCCGATGTTGTCCGAAGGATCGCTCAAACCCCCGATCTTCCTGACGTCGACCTTCGTGTTCGAAAATGCAGCCGCCGGCAAACGCCATTTCGAGGGCGTCACCGGCAAGAGGCCCGGCGGTGCCGAGGGGCTCGTCTATTCGCGCTTCAACGGGCCGGATCAGGAGATTCTCGAGGAGCGGCTGGCGATCTGGGAGGATGCCGAGGCGGCGCTGACCTTCTCGTCGGGCATGTCGGCGATCGCGACGGTGATGCTGGCAATGGTCGAGCCGGGCGACGTGATCGTCCACTCCGCGCCGCTCTATGCCGCGACCGAGGGGCTGATCGGCAAGATCCTCGGCCGCTTCGGGGTGCAGTGGCTCGATTTCCCGGCGGGTGCGACGCGCGAGGAGATCGACGCGGTGATCGCGCAGGCCAAGGCCAAGGGCCGGGTCGCGATGATCTACCTCGAAAGCCCCGCCAATCCCACCAACGCATTGGTTGATGTCGAGGCGGTGAGCGCCGCGCGCGATGCGGCCTTCGGTGGTGCGGACAAGAAGCCGCCGGTCGTGATCGACAACACCTTCCTCGGGCCTTTGTGGCAGAAGCCGCTGCGGCACGGCGCGGACCTCGTCCTCTACAGCCTCACCAAATATGCGGGCGGCCATTCGGATCTGGTTGCGGGCGGCGCGGTGGGCGCGAAGGCGCTGATCGATCAGGTGCGCGCGATGCGCAACACGATCGGCACGATCACCGATCCGCACACCGCATGGATGCTGCTGCGCTCGCTAGAGACGCTGGAACTGCGCATGAGCCGCGCGGGCGAGAATGCGGCGAAGGTCTGCGCCTATCTGCGCGATCATCCCAAGGTGGAGCGGATCGCCTATCTCGGTTTCCTCAAGGAAGGGACGCGGCAGGCCGACATCTACCAGCGCCACTGCACGGGGGCGGGATCGACCTTCTCGCTCTATCTGAAGGGCGGGGAGGCGGAGGCGTTCGCCTTCCTCGATGCGCTCAAGATCGCGAAGCTCGCCGTGTCACTGGGCGGCACCGAGACGCTGGCGAGCCATCCGGCGGGGATGACGCATCTGTCGGTGCCCGATGAGCGCAAAAAGGCGCTCGATATCGGCGACAATCTGGTCCGCATCTCGATAGGCGTCGAGGATGCCGACGATCTGATCGCCGACTTCGAACAGGCGCTGGAGGCGGTTTAAGTCAGCGAGAAATCCGGAAAGCCGTAGCTCTGGGCGACCAGCATGGTGTGCGTGCCCGCGACGTGGTTGATGATCTGAACCACTTCGCGGGTATAGCGCAGCAGCGCATAGGGATTGCGGTAGGATGCCGTGATCAGGATATCGAAGGCGTTCGATCCGTGAATGATGCTGGCGTTGGTCAGCAGGATCGGCAGTTGGCCGTTTTCCAGATTGTCGGCGATCCAGGTGCGCGATCGGGCGATGACCTCCTGAACGATCCGCTCCTGGCTCGGCTCCGGCCCCTCGCGGCTGACTTCCCAGGCGAGCCGTTCCTCGCGCAGCGTGCCGAGGTTGACCGATACGGCGATCAGCCCCTGTTCGGGCAATTGCACCTTGGACGAATGGCCGCGCGGCCACAGCACCTCGGCCACCCCGCCATCGGCGATCAGCCGGTTGAGCGCCTTGGTCGCGGACCGCTGTTCGCCATCCTCCAGCGGGGTGCCGTCGCCCTTGCCAAAGCGCGCGAGGAATTCGGGGCTGGCGAGGAGGGATTCGCGATCGTGCAGCGTGGGGAATTCCGCCGCCAGCGCGTGAAGCAGCCGTTCCGCAGCACCGTTCTTCGCGTCCGAACCGCCCTTGCCCGCCATGTTTCCCCCTTGCTGTATGAGGGGACTATAGCAGCACTGGGGCGAATGTCACTTATCGGGCTGCGGCGTCCGATTAGCGAAAGCGGGACAATAGTCCCGAAAAAGAAAGGCCCCGCGGATCGCTCCGCGGGGCCTTTCCTGTGTCGTTCGACTGGTCGAACGGACTTCTGAATTAGAAGTCCATGCCGCCCATGCCGCCCATACCACCCATGCCGCCGGGCATGCCGCCCATTGCCGGCTTGTCCTCGGGGCTGTCCGAGATGGCGGCTTCGGTGGTGATGAGGAGACCGGCGACCGAGGCTGCGTCCTGCAGCGCGGTGCGGACGACCTTGGTCGGGTCGATCACGCCGGCCGAGACCAGGTTCTCGTACGTGTCGGTTGCGGCGTTGAAGCCCTTGGTCTCGTCATTCTCGCGCAGCAGGTTGCCCGAGATCACCGCACCGTCATGGCCGGCATTCTGGGCGATCTGACGCACCGGGGCGGTGATCGCCTTGCGGATGATGTCGATGCCGCGGGTCTGATCGTCGTTCGCGCCCTTCAGGCCTTCGAGAGCCTTGGTGGCGTAGAGCAGAGCCGTGCCGCCGCCGGGGACGATGCCCTCTTCGACAGCCGCGCGGGTCGCGTGCAGCGCGTCATCAACGCGATCCTTGCGCTCCTTGACCTCGACTTCGGTCGAACCGCCGACCTTGATCACGGCGACGCCGCCGGCGAGCTTGGCGAGACGCTCCTGGAGCTTCTCACGGTCGTAATCGCTGGTGGTCGCTTCGATCTGACGACGGATCGCTTCGACGCGGGCCTTGATCGCATCGGCCGAACCCGCACCATCGACGATGGTGGTGTTGTCCTTGTCGATCGTGACGCGCTTGGCGGTGCCGAGCATGCCGACGGTGACGCTCTCGAGCTTGATGCCGAGGTCTTCCGAGATCATCTCGCCCTGGGTCAGGATCGCGATGTCTTCGAGCATCGCCTTGCGACGATCGCCGAAGCCCGGCGCCTTGACGGCCGCGACCTTCAGGCCGCCGCGCAGCTTGTTGACGACCAGCGTGGCGAGCGCCTCACCCTCGATGTCCTCGGCGATGATCAGCAGCGGGCGACCCGACTGCACGACCGCCTCGAGGATCGGCAGCATCGCCTGGAGCGACGACAGCTTCTTCTCGTGGATCAGGATGTACGGATCCTGCAGCTCGACGAGCATCTTGTCGGGGTTGGTGATGAAGTAGGGCGACAGGTAGCCGCGGTCGAACTGCATGCCTTCGACGACGTCGAGTTCGAACTCGAGACCCTTGGCTTCCTCGACCGTGATCACGCCTTCCTTGCCGACGCGGTCCATCGCTTCGGCGATCTTCTCACCGACGACGGTGTCGCCATTGGCCGAGATGATGCCGACCTGCGCGACTTCCTTGGTGCCGGCGACCGGCTTCGAACGCGCCTTGAGGTTTTCGATGACCTTGGCGACGGCCTGATCGATGCCGCGCTTCAGATCCATCGGGTTCATGCCGGCCGCGACCGACTTCATGCCCTCGCGGACGATCGCCTGCGCCAGAACGGTGGCGGTGGTGGTGCCGTCGCCGGCCGCGTCGTTCGCCTTGCTGGCGACTTCGCGGATCATCTGCGCGCCCATATTCTCGAACTTGTCCTTAAGTTCGATTTCCTTGGCGACGGTGACGCCGTCCTTGGTGATGCGCGGGGCGCCGAACGACTTGTCGATCACGACGTTGCGGCCCTTCGGCCCCAGCGTGACCTTCACCGCGTCGGCGAGGATGTCGACGCCGCGCAGGATGCGCTCACGGGCGTCGCGGCTGAATTTCACGTCCTTGGCTGCCATGTTGGCTACCCTTTCGGTTTGGAATTGAGAGAATTAGGGCTGGAAGAAGATCAGCCGACGATCCCGAGGATGTCGCTTTCCTTCATGATCAGCAGGTCTTCACCGTTGATCTTGACCTCGGTGCCCGACCACTTGCCGAACAGGATCTTGTCGCCGGCCTTGACGTCGAGTGGGGTGACCTTGCCGTCTTCCGACTTGGCGCCGCCGCCAACCGCGACCACTTCGCCCTCCTGGGGCTTTTCCTTGGCGCTGTCGGGGATGATGATGCCGCCGGCCGTCTTCTCTTCAGCTTCGACGCGGCGAACGAGCACGCGATCGTGCAACGGACGAAAACCCATGTGCGTCCCTTTCCTTGACATGGACGAACCGGCGCCGGGGCAAAACCGCCCCTCACGCCGGCGTTGTTGGAACTTTTGGCACTCACCCAAGTTGAGTGCTAGCGGCGATATGTGTGGCAGCCCTCAGGCTGTCAAGCGATCCTCTCGACCATTTTTATGACGCTCTTATTTTTAGGCGAATGACGCGCCGCCTTTCCGGTGACACGCAATCGCGGATATGGGTGCGCCCGACACTCATTCAATCGGCCCCATGCGACCTTTCACCTTTCCCCCGAAACGGGTCATCGCCCAACACATGATCGCCCTCGGTTTGGGGGCAGGTTCCGCGCTGGGATTCGCGCCGCTCAACTGGTGGCCGCTGACCCTGCTCGCGCTTGCCGCTTTGATGTGGATGGCGTTGCAGGCGGGGCGGCTGCGCAGCGTGATCGGCATGGGCTGGCTGTTCGGCATCGGCCATTTCGCGGTCGGGCTGAACTGGATCGCGACCGCCTTCACCTTTCAGGATGCGATGCCCGTCTGGCTCGGCTGGGTCGCGGTGGTGGCGCTGTCGCTCTATATCGGCATCTATCCCATGCTCGCGCTGGCGGGCGCCTGGATCATCGCGGCGACG
Protein-coding sequences here:
- a CDS encoding DUF6975 family protein — translated: MALIQANAALAGAAEVMGSLLRADGAANHPWISHDIFNSGRETSRNLADAVHHVAHLHGGQRGIIDWAREKGGAEHEVRWLDEAAQGFAAERLYLFKVVTAVGPLPSTPGQAHCEQALAGQRHAIEMLGRSDRTGCALGAALTLMLDWRAIRCLIDAAAQRFGVDLVPPALPPRGATLDVPAGATPGAERAMAFGAQQMLAQHRGLWDLLASRAAARAGG
- a CDS encoding SIMPL domain-containing protein (The SIMPL domain is named for its presence in mouse protein SIMPL (signalling molecule that associates with mouse pelle-like kinase). Bacterial member BP26, from Brucella, was shown to assemble into a channel-like structure, while YggE from E. coli has been associated with resistance to oxidative stress.) codes for the protein MLSSSPAPAQYAVPVAAGEVPLEIVTYGSSENTAQEATMSVCVTSRSKTASEADSAARSLAEKVRAALVAQGIPSSDLVLRQPGNVGRMGFVGNEAFDPEDMPAALAQMQQGNATKSATAYIDVTVRDLTKLDQIRRSLLDLNASFAAGPILKLRDEDAARRAAIADAVAKAQREADDYAAALHMRVSRIVRIKNSAPVDAAFNMNMLQRLTSSNLSASVEDKVTTDVRVTVEFVLSK
- a CDS encoding J domain-containing protein — its product is MARSSSRSNDWGFPRWRGYGSERGATKVRMCDRHGCDKPGDCPAPKSPNSPERWYFCPEHAAEYNKNWDYFQGLSAEEAAERERQERRSASGYAEASHYGWAGPGDGRWTGDELRALETLELESDADFDAIQAAWRRLVKANHPDVKPNDAAAAVRFQAVQAAFEILRRAEEKRPR
- a CDS encoding LLM class flavin-dependent oxidoreductase, which translates into the protein MPRIMNFDLRHPPEFGVSGADIYAGALDCLQWADEQGFAHTGVGEHHQNDDGFSSCPLIFAAAVGARTKVIRFQTNVVLAPLYEPLRLAEEVAVADLCLNGRLILGMGIGTQPADFQAFGADFTKRGKTMDALIPFLRTAWSGEPFDYRGTTVRLRPLPVQSHVPINLGGVTPAAIDRAARLADSFQSATVAHWELYREACQRHGKPDPGPRARRGPMFLWVTKDDKAKVEAELMPHIDHVNRTYVEQTNQIRDDGGKAPSEGGAIFRGPYVREAGKPEPYLILNPEEAIALIDDLGPDGELLFNPLLAGIAPAKALNMLKLVEEEVFPFVRPN
- a CDS encoding AAA family ATPase, coding for MRFEGTSNYIATADLKVAVNAAVTLRRPLLVKGEPGTGKTVLAHEIAAATGAPLIQWHVKSTTKAHQGLYEYDAVARLRDGQLGDERVHDIKNYIRRGKLWEAFTSPQLPVLLIDEIDKADIEFPNDLLQELDRMSFDVYETGETIAAKERPIVVITSNNEKELPDAFLRRCFFHYIKFPDRETMQSIVDVHFPGIQKSLVSRAMDIFYNIREVPGLKKKPSTSELLDWLKLLLAEDMPLEVLQSADPKKAIPPLHGALLKNEQDIMLFERLAFLSRRQGS
- a CDS encoding DNA topoisomerase IB, translating into MKHQPIDRVDTIDSQPGIRRSRRGRGWRFTGPDGDLVRDVDDRMRILGLGIPPAWKKVWINPDPTAPVQATGIDAAGRKQYRYHTSWREKQDEAKFAELPAFAERLPYLRAQVRKALKSDDPWERALAAAVRLLDGFAIRVGSSDSALHGSYGATTLLNRHARIKGDTVTLCFYGKHGIRADLSGRDAALAAALAELKKSSSGDLFALRSGLRVHAADVNEWICELTDGHGTAKTFRTWRACAIAAGMLARGKRTSVKTMLEAVADSLGNTPAVCRKSYVAPAFIDIAKAGETIAIPATPKALRANERASLAVLTT